A window of Streptomyces sp. NBC_01224 genomic DNA:
ACGGCTCGGTCGAGCCGCTGTGACGGCCTGCCACCGCTGATCTCCCCTGCCCGTCCTTCCTCCTTCTCGCCCGTGACCCTCGAAAGGATCGAGTCCATGCCCGAATCGACAGCCCGTTCCGGACGTACGTGGCAGCTGTGGCTGGCGCTGTACGTTGCCTGCTCCATGGTGGTCGGCCTCGTCGTGAGCCTGTTGGTACTCCGGTCAGGCGTTGGCACCACTGATGTCGTTCTGGCAGGGGGAGGCGGCTTCGCGACCTCCTTCGCCCTGTGCCTCGCACTGCCCGCGGCCGTGCGCGAACTCAAACGACAGAGCTGACCCGGACCGGCTGTCCGCGCGGCTGAGCCCGGTCAACGGGGATCCTCAGGCCACAGATGCGGCGAAGTCGGCGACAGCCTTCCGCAACGGTTCCGCCGCCGCCCCCGTACCGCCTCAGGTGCTCCTGCAGGTTCTGGGCAACACGAAAGCCTCAGGTTGCTGACCTGGGGCTTTCGCATGGAATGCATGGAGCGGGCGACGAGAATCGAACTCGCGCTCTGAGCTTGGGAATCACCCGGCCCTTGACCTTACATATGGGCTCTGACCTGCTGAAATGCGTCCCGATGGTCAGGCCCTGACCGCTACGTCGGTTCCTTTGGTGACCGCTGTTTACCGTTCCTGCTGGCACGTTGTGGCACGGCCTCTTGCGCGGTGACAGGGGGAGGTGTTGGCAGGGGGTGTGCGTTGCCCAGCGCGCTGGCGTGGTTCGCCGGGATGCCCGGTGGCGTGGGCGTCAGCTTTGCCTGTGCTGTTCACGTATCCGTTCGGAGGGCCTCCACGGGCCGTTGGCCCGCAGATCGGTGAGCAGGGCAAGTCGCTCGGGCGGGACGCGGCAGATCCCGTCTGCCCTGGGGTGCCCGCGCCGGACCCCCAGGTTACAGTTATTTCAGATGATACGTAGGCGGGGTCAGTGATTGGAGGCGACCATGGCTCGTTCCAGCGTTCTTGCCCGTGCCGAGAAGGTGGAGCCGAATCCCTCGCACCAGGGTGCGCTCGCGGCGACTGCTCGGATGGCGCCGGAGGCGGTCGAGGTGTTGGTGCGTACCCGGGATGGCAGCGAGCTCGTGCTGCCTGGGGAGCTGGTCCGCCTGCTTCTGACCTCGGCCGGTGAGCTTGCCCGTGGGCATGCGGTGACGGTCCTGGCGTCCGAGACGCA
This region includes:
- a CDS encoding helix-turn-helix domain-containing protein, which encodes MARSSVLARAEKVEPNPSHQGALAATARMAPEAVEVLVRTRDGSELVLPGELVRLLLTSAGELARGHAVTVLASETQLSPAEAAELLGLSRPFVARLLDAGDIPSTNLPGSSHRVVRLADVLVFQRQRERRREGRRQIADVLEGVDPAS